The window GGGCACTCTGAGCTCTACCAGTCGCTGCACCATCTCCAGCAGAGTTCCATCTTGTAGGGCAATCCTGTATAAGGTTCTTTGCAATGATGGGACCCTTCTTTACTTGTTCCTTCTGGGCTTCAGTAGCcatctgaacttgcttttgttttaggGCACTTGTGGCCAGAACAGAATGGTTGAAGAATGTAACCAACCTTCTCCCTGCCCCAAGGGCTTTTGCAATGGGTGCAAGCTTAAGCCCATCTTGCAGAGCTAACTGAAGGCTGTGGGCAAAACAGCCAGAGTGAGAAATGCCTAACTTTTCTGCTGCCACAAGCATATTTGCAGCATTATCAGTAGTTAAGTGGACAATATTGTTGGTGTTTAGAAATTCAGAACACAGATTGTGAATTTCAGAAGCAATATTTTGACCTGTGTGTCTATCAGAAAAGAGTCTGGTGCCCAGAACATTTGAGTGCATTTTCCATTGCAAGTCAATGTGTTGTTCTGTGATAGTAATGTAACCTTGCATTGCATTACTAGTCCACAAATCAGTGGTCAGTGAAACATGCTGGTCTCTCAGTTCTCCAATCATCTCTGTCTTGGCatcattgtacagttttgtaagGTAGTTACCaacagtatttctacaaggaactTTGTATGATGGGTTTAACTGGTTTGCAAAATATCTAAATCCTACACCCTCAACAAAACTGAATGGTCTAAGATCTACAGCACACATAAGAGCCAGGCTCCTGTTTATTCTCTCAGTGCTGTGTACATTCATTTTGGTAGCACAGGGATTCAGCTGCAGGAGTGTTGTTTGTCTCAGTGTAGGTGCAGCAGTAACATTTTTAGAGTCCTGCAAATGCaggtgaataattaattatatatttgctagctatacataaaataaatataaaacatatatttaaaaaaaaatgtgataatataattttaaacacagaatattCCTGCAGGTTCAGAAATGTCAAACAGCCATGTGCTCACTGCTCACCTGTTTGTTGGAAGTTAGGGAAATTCCACTATGCCTGTTACTCATATGATTTCTTAGGTTTGTTGTACCTCCACAAAATGACAGGTTTGCTTTGCAGAGCTGACACTCTGCCTTCTTTCCATCTAGTTtaaaatacttccaaacagcagactTTCTGCCTTGATCCTCCATATTTAAAGTCTTTTGGCGCGCCAAAGTAGCAACTTTAAGAAGGTT of the Tachypleus tridentatus isolate NWPU-2018 chromosome 13, ASM421037v1, whole genome shotgun sequence genome contains:
- the LOC143238947 gene encoding uncharacterized protein LOC143238947, with product MEDQGRKSAVWKYFKLDGKKAECQLCKANLSFCGGTTNLRNHMSNRHSGISLTSNKQHQNKKKQVTGARSQLLYRGLTLNRAATIWFTVIHYPWCTVTGSSRKECKLQ